One genomic segment of Natrialbaceae archaeon AArc-T1-2 includes these proteins:
- a CDS encoding ABC transporter permease, with protein sequence MSLARSTSTRESSRLPELLVPVVLGGLILVYFALPFVAFLARTGTADLLAGLSSPEAQVAIRNSLLTAPVSTAIATVFGVPLAYVLARSTFVGKRLVEALVVLPLIVPPVVGGAMILTAVGRFTPIGSAAAAVGISLTDSLLGVILAQTFVSAPFVVITARAGFGAVDERLEQASRSLGYGPLATFWNVSVPLSRGAILAGIVLTFARAIGEFGATMMVAYNPRTMPTRIWVDFIAGGIDAIVPLALALLAITLLVLAAVQRFGRVPTVIDR encoded by the coding sequence ATGAGTCTCGCCAGGTCGACGTCCACACGTGAGTCGAGTCGGCTGCCGGAACTGCTCGTCCCGGTCGTCCTCGGCGGACTCATCCTCGTCTACTTCGCACTCCCATTTGTCGCCTTCCTCGCCCGAACCGGGACGGCGGATCTCCTCGCCGGACTCTCCTCGCCGGAGGCCCAGGTGGCGATTCGTAACTCGTTGCTCACCGCGCCTGTCTCGACGGCGATCGCGACCGTCTTCGGCGTTCCGCTGGCGTACGTCCTCGCTCGCAGCACCTTCGTCGGGAAACGGCTCGTCGAGGCGCTGGTCGTCCTGCCGCTTATCGTGCCACCCGTCGTCGGCGGGGCGATGATCCTCACGGCTGTCGGCCGGTTCACCCCGATCGGCTCGGCCGCGGCTGCCGTCGGCATCTCGCTCACCGACAGCCTGCTCGGCGTCATCCTCGCCCAGACGTTCGTCTCCGCCCCGTTCGTCGTCATCACCGCTCGAGCGGGCTTTGGGGCCGTCGACGAACGGTTAGAGCAGGCCTCCAGGTCGCTGGGCTACGGGCCGCTCGCGACGTTCTGGAACGTCTCAGTGCCGCTTTCTCGCGGTGCGATCCTCGCGGGGATCGTCCTCACCTTCGCCCGGGCGATCGGAGAGTTCGGCGCGACGATGATGGTCGCGTACAACCCGCGAACGATGCCCACCCGAATCTGGGTCGATTTCATCGCCGGCGGCATCGACGCGATCGTCCCGCTCGCGCTCGCGTTGCTCGCTATCACGCTACTCGTCCTCGCGGCCGTCCAGCGGTTCGGTCGGGTGCCGACGGTGATCGACCGATGA